The proteins below are encoded in one region of Portunus trituberculatus isolate SZX2019 chromosome 17, ASM1759143v1, whole genome shotgun sequence:
- the LOC123504785 gene encoding transcription initiation factor TFIID subunit 13-like isoform X2 → MAAADDSFDQNDGDDLFQYEEEEAGETQSEVTITTGTGGRKRLFSKELRCMMYGFGDDQNPYTESVDLLEDMVIEFITQMTQRAMEVGRSGRVQVEDVMYLVRKDKRKYARVHDLLNMNEELKKARKAFDEVKYAGV, encoded by the exons ATGGCTGCTGCAGATGATAGCTTTGATCAG AATGATGGCGACGATTTATTTcagtatgaagaggaggaggcaggggagACTCAGTCAGAAGTCACCATAACAACAGGAACAGGAGGACGTAAGAGACTTTTCTCCAAAGAACTGCGGTGCATGATGTATGGATTCGGGGATGACCAGAATCCCTACACAGAAAGTGTTGATCTCCTCGAGGATATGGTCATTGAGTTCATAACTCAGATG ACCCAGCGGGCGATGGAGGTGGGACGGTCTGGCAGAGTGCAGGTGGAAGATGTCATGTACTTGGtgaggaaggataagagaaaatatgCCCGTGTCCATGACCTGCTCAATATGAATGAAGAACTGAAGAAGGCAAGAAAGGCCTTTGATGAAGTAAAATATGCTGGAGTGTAG
- the LOC123504785 gene encoding transcription initiation factor TFIID subunit 13-like isoform X3 yields the protein MAAADDSFDQYEEEEAGETQSEVTITTGTGGRKRLFSKELRCMMYGFGDDQNPYTESVDLLEDMVIEFITQMTQRAMEVGRSGRVQVEDVMYLVRKDKRKYARVHDLLNMNEELKKARKAFDEVKYAGV from the exons ATGGCTGCTGCAGATGATAGCTTTGATCAG tatgaagaggaggaggcaggggagACTCAGTCAGAAGTCACCATAACAACAGGAACAGGAGGACGTAAGAGACTTTTCTCCAAAGAACTGCGGTGCATGATGTATGGATTCGGGGATGACCAGAATCCCTACACAGAAAGTGTTGATCTCCTCGAGGATATGGTCATTGAGTTCATAACTCAGATG ACCCAGCGGGCGATGGAGGTGGGACGGTCTGGCAGAGTGCAGGTGGAAGATGTCATGTACTTGGtgaggaaggataagagaaaatatgCCCGTGTCCATGACCTGCTCAATATGAATGAAGAACTGAAGAAGGCAAGAAAGGCCTTTGATGAAGTAAAATATGCTGGAGTGTAG
- the LOC123504785 gene encoding transcription initiation factor TFIID subunit 13-like isoform X1 has translation MAAADDSFDQQNDGDDLFQYEEEEAGETQSEVTITTGTGGRKRLFSKELRCMMYGFGDDQNPYTESVDLLEDMVIEFITQMTQRAMEVGRSGRVQVEDVMYLVRKDKRKYARVHDLLNMNEELKKARKAFDEVKYAGV, from the exons ATGGCTGCTGCAGATGATAGCTTTGATCAG CAGAATGATGGCGACGATTTATTTcagtatgaagaggaggaggcaggggagACTCAGTCAGAAGTCACCATAACAACAGGAACAGGAGGACGTAAGAGACTTTTCTCCAAAGAACTGCGGTGCATGATGTATGGATTCGGGGATGACCAGAATCCCTACACAGAAAGTGTTGATCTCCTCGAGGATATGGTCATTGAGTTCATAACTCAGATG ACCCAGCGGGCGATGGAGGTGGGACGGTCTGGCAGAGTGCAGGTGGAAGATGTCATGTACTTGGtgaggaaggataagagaaaatatgCCCGTGTCCATGACCTGCTCAATATGAATGAAGAACTGAAGAAGGCAAGAAAGGCCTTTGATGAAGTAAAATATGCTGGAGTGTAG